The following proteins come from a genomic window of Hymenobacter canadensis:
- a CDS encoding YicC/YloC family endoribonuclease, whose amino-acid sequence MLQSMTGYGVAHRDTDRYSATVEVKSLNSKSLDLTLRLPRFLQDKELEIRNLVAKSLVRGKVNLNFDFLRVRATGTQSSVVNQAVLQLAYEELMQLSARTGASLEQLTAIAKALPGALRLPTEAVAAPTEEEDEVTWDELLPLVQEALERANEFRRAEGQTLTTEILSYLDSIRIQLAEIERHDPHRVEQVRERLRSHLADLATSEQFNTSRFEQELIYYIEKLDIAEEKVRLVSHLHYFTETVYLPEPTGKKLAFISQEIGREINTIGSKANDSIVQHLVVGMKEELEKIKEQINNIL is encoded by the coding sequence ATGCTCCAGTCCATGACCGGCTACGGCGTCGCGCACCGCGACACCGACCGCTACTCCGCCACCGTCGAGGTTAAATCCCTGAATTCCAAATCCCTGGACCTGACCCTGCGCTTGCCGCGCTTCCTGCAGGACAAGGAGCTGGAAATCCGCAACCTGGTGGCCAAATCCCTGGTGCGCGGCAAAGTGAACCTGAACTTTGACTTTTTACGAGTCCGCGCCACCGGCACCCAGAGCAGTGTCGTGAACCAGGCCGTGCTGCAGCTGGCGTACGAGGAACTCATGCAGCTGAGCGCCCGCACCGGGGCCTCGCTGGAGCAGCTCACGGCTATTGCTAAAGCCCTGCCCGGCGCCCTACGCCTGCCTACAGAGGCGGTAGCCGCTCCCACCGAGGAAGAAGACGAAGTAACCTGGGACGAACTGCTGCCGCTGGTGCAGGAGGCGCTGGAGCGCGCCAACGAGTTCCGCCGGGCCGAAGGGCAGACGCTCACCACCGAAATCCTGAGCTACCTCGACAGCATCCGCATTCAGCTGGCCGAGATTGAGCGCCACGACCCCCACCGCGTAGAACAGGTGCGCGAGCGGCTCCGCTCCCACCTCGCCGACCTGGCCACCAGCGAGCAGTTCAACACCTCGCGCTTCGAGCAGGAGCTGATCTACTATATCGAGAAGCTGGATATCGCCGAGGAAAAAGTACGGTTGGTCAGCCATCTGCACTACTTCACCGAAACGGTCTATCTGCCGGAGCCCACCGGCAAGAAATTAGCGTTTATTTCGCAGGAAATCGGACGGGAAATCAACACTATCGGTTCCAAGGCCAACGACTCTATTGTCCAACATCTGGTGGTGGGCATGAAGGAGGAACTGGAGAAGATAAAAGAGCAGATTAATAATATTCTGTAA
- a CDS encoding M28 family metallopeptidase, with translation MLLAALAFTAQLAAAQDMPRVRRTIETLTAPVMHGRGYVSQGEQKAAAYLRQRFRELGLHPLAPNYTQPFTLGINTFPGALKLELSLGMLRFPVFGHSRPLHVGTEFIAAPNSGSGHVGGSFSTVPILRLDTLVFTDAAAQQQLLHHRWYFGGYVLRAADERRLAQLPLPLRQHLDSAALRITQVSKLTASLASEQASQMRLEVLDSVWRKVAYQGPGNLAATVEARVDARLQPQYPTQNIVGFIPGRLQPDSFLVVTAHYDHLGRMGARTYFPGANDNASGTAMLLELAAHYSRPENRPAYSVAFLAFGAEEAGLLGSLFFVEHPLVPLARIRFLLNLDLVGTGSEGATVVNGRTLPAQFARLQALNTRRQALPSLAARGPAANSDHFPFSERGVPAFFLYTRGGPTAYHDVQDQATTLPLTAFANVFGLLWEFLDGLGAGTVR, from the coding sequence GTGCTGCTGGCAGCCCTGGCTTTCACTGCGCAACTGGCTGCCGCCCAGGATATGCCCCGCGTGCGGCGCACCATCGAAACCCTCACGGCTCCCGTCATGCACGGCCGCGGCTACGTTAGCCAGGGCGAGCAGAAGGCCGCCGCTTACCTGCGGCAGCGTTTCCGTGAGCTAGGCCTACACCCGCTGGCCCCCAACTACACGCAGCCCTTCACCCTCGGCATTAACACGTTTCCGGGGGCGCTGAAGCTGGAGCTGAGTCTGGGCATGCTGCGCTTTCCGGTGTTCGGCCATTCGCGGCCGTTGCACGTCGGTACGGAGTTTATTGCCGCGCCCAATTCCGGTAGCGGGCACGTAGGCGGGTCTTTCTCTACCGTACCCATCCTGCGCCTCGACACGCTGGTTTTCACGGATGCTGCCGCTCAGCAACAGCTCCTGCATCACCGCTGGTACTTCGGCGGCTACGTGCTACGGGCTGCCGACGAGCGGCGCCTGGCCCAGCTGCCCCTGCCGCTCCGCCAGCACCTCGACTCCGCTGCCCTGCGCATAACGCAGGTGTCTAAGCTCACGGCGTCGTTGGCCTCTGAGCAGGCCTCGCAGATGCGGCTGGAAGTGCTGGATTCGGTGTGGCGTAAAGTGGCCTATCAAGGGCCCGGCAACCTCGCCGCTACGGTTGAGGCGCGCGTGGATGCCCGCCTGCAGCCGCAGTATCCCACCCAGAACATCGTGGGGTTCATTCCCGGTCGCCTGCAGCCCGACTCGTTTCTGGTAGTAACGGCGCACTATGACCACCTGGGCCGCATGGGCGCCCGCACCTATTTCCCGGGCGCCAACGACAACGCCAGCGGCACGGCCATGCTCCTGGAGCTGGCCGCCCACTACAGCCGCCCCGAAAACCGGCCGGCGTATTCGGTGGCGTTTCTGGCATTTGGGGCCGAGGAAGCTGGGCTGCTGGGCTCCCTCTTCTTCGTGGAGCACCCGCTGGTCCCGCTGGCCCGCATCCGCTTTCTGCTGAACCTCGATCTGGTGGGTACCGGCTCAGAAGGCGCCACTGTAGTGAACGGCCGCACCCTGCCCGCGCAGTTTGCCCGGCTGCAGGCCCTGAATACCCGCCGCCAGGCCCTGCCATCATTGGCCGCCCGGGGCCCTGCCGCCAACTCCGACCACTTTCCGTTTTCGGAGCGGGGCGTGCCTGCCTTCTTCCTCTACACCCGCGGCGGCCCCACGGCCTACCATGATGTGCAGGACCAGGCCACCACGCTACCGCTCACGGCCTTCGCCAACGTGTTCGGCCTGCTCTGGGAGTTCCTGGATGGCCTGGGCGCCGGCACCGTCCGCTAG
- a CDS encoding VanZ family protein: MPSLPGLTEQSAPPRSGSRPLVGLPLAWAALVLGLTLTPARQMPVVPPWELISFDTAAHAGVFVVLAALLVFSARRQSRWPTLRRHAYLIVLLGCVAFGLLIELLQMTMNLGRHGEWSDAISDALGGVIGLGLAYASRRWWQ, translated from the coding sequence GTGCCTAGCCTTCCCGGTCTGACCGAGCAATCCGCGCCGCCCAGGTCTGGCAGCCGGCCCCTGGTGGGCCTGCCGCTGGCCTGGGCGGCGCTGGTGTTGGGGCTCACCCTCACGCCCGCCCGCCAAATGCCGGTGGTGCCGCCCTGGGAGCTGATATCCTTCGACACGGCGGCCCACGCGGGCGTATTCGTGGTGCTGGCGGCGCTGCTGGTGTTTTCGGCGCGGCGCCAGTCCCGGTGGCCGACTTTGCGGCGCCACGCCTACCTGATTGTGCTGCTGGGCTGCGTGGCGTTCGGGCTGCTGATTGAGTTGCTGCAGATGACCATGAACCTGGGCCGCCACGGCGAGTGGTCCGACGCCATCAGCGACGCTTTGGGGGGCGTAATCGGCCTGGGTCTGGCTTACGCTAGCCGCCGCTGGTGGCAATAG
- the gcvH gene encoding glycine cleavage system protein GcvH, with protein sequence MNLPADLKYTKEHEWIRVEGDVAYIGITDHAQKELGDIVYVDIDTLDKEVAQNEVFGTVEAVKTVSDLFSPITGTVLEINSQLDGSPETVNSDPYGDGWMVKMSIANPSELDALLSAEVYGELVGA encoded by the coding sequence ATGAATCTGCCCGCTGACCTGAAGTACACGAAAGAGCACGAATGGATTCGTGTGGAAGGCGACGTTGCCTACATCGGCATCACCGACCACGCCCAGAAAGAGCTCGGCGACATCGTGTATGTTGACATCGACACGCTCGACAAGGAAGTTGCCCAGAACGAGGTATTCGGCACCGTAGAAGCCGTAAAAACCGTTTCCGACCTGTTCAGCCCCATCACCGGCACCGTGCTGGAAATCAACAGCCAGCTCGACGGCAGCCCCGAAACCGTCAACTCCGACCCGTATGGCGACGGCTGGATGGTGAAAATGTCTATTGCCAACCCTTCGGAGCTGGACGCTTTGCTGTCGGCCGAAGTCTACGGCGAGCTGGTAGGTGCCTAG
- the sprA gene encoding cell surface protein SprA, whose amino-acid sequence MNSGKKSLTASVAVVFASLLGAWWSQAETAGAAAFSLRQLWAWLPETSEARPWLMPGPDTPRTALPDTSRYRTSRRPRVAPADRVGTPFSPQRRRSPLVLPLPGNVQQVITPDDSLQYFDVEERIGEDVDFRDPSRLTFKEYSRWQQQQAVRDYFRNRSAGGVVGDSGSAASRRLIPKIYLGPMADRIFGGSYVDIRPAGAVTIRMGARFNRNQNPTLTLRQQRIGEFQFDQNMNLNLTGQIGEKVRLNFNYDTKAAFDFENNMKLDYTGFDTDIIRKVDLGNVSLPLNNSLIVGGQNLFGVKTQLQFGRMSVTAVASTLRGQADEVRVQNGGQSRQFEIKASQYEKDRHFFLSQFFRDRYNLALRNLPTVQSGIEIRYLEVWVTNDNRQSDNLRNVVPLMDLGEASRVYRSPLLLPGGVVPTAAANNTNNQLQQLLQPNAQARGELTVDNYLSGGSVAGQPLVKNVDFEHVRARKLDPREYTFNAQLGYLSLNTQLLPEQVLGVSYEYIYNGRTYKVGEVVNDYGNRSQDEVVFLKLLKATNPAVGLADPSQNPQNTNLLTRNLPTWDLMMKNVYPLNASQLNRDNFQLQIIYKDDVTGVDLISLKEGARIQNRPLIEVLNLDNVNPNNDQNADGNFDFFPGITIDPELGKIIFPVVEPFGNYLRSQFDTLGVTPGSDPANERLLARKYVYDALYNQVQSDAQQVTEKDKFVLRGRFQATATDEITLPGLGIAVGSVRVRAGSVLLEEGRDYQVFYDQAKVKILNPAYLNSANELRVEFEKNALVQVQPRKLLGARFDYRLNQDVNFGATVLHLRENQAPGINRVNIGDEPGNNTIYGFDVNMRRDSRALTKYLDMLPFISTKEPSSVAFSGEFAQLLPGKSQLGNGENGVSYLDDFENARTPYTLGGLNSAVAWRLGSTPFTYPEFNRNDITSAYRRAKLAWYSIDQSYYTDGPSVPNNIGTAELENHYTRGIQRNEIFPNRDLGTTGNGFEYSLDMAYYPSERGPYNYNPAIAADGKSLPPALAIQNFGAISREITFDTDFDNANVEYLEFWLMDPFIAGVRGEINDSENPRINNTTGGRLMINLGNVSEDVLRDNNRYEFENGLPTSNDSIGTTRRTPWGLVARQQFLTDAFSNAPGGRARQDVGLDGLNDTEESAFFGKAYADPSGDNFRHHLDPFYDQNDVKLLGRYKQYNGLEGNSQENSQLSSTAFPDKEDLNRDNVISETERYYEYQLDLGANPGDIAVGNNYVVDRITKQVNGDQVNWYQFRIPIRNYNAVRSADGQPFGFKSIRFLRMYLTGWQQPVVLRMVQPQFIANQWRRYLQPISETSQPCVNCGDAARSFNISTVSLEENGPALDGAKGAIPYVLPPNIQRDKEYGSGTVNRQQNEQSLRLCVDQLRDGFGQAAYKNINLSLLRYKQLRLFLHAESEDANVRDGQVQAFVRLGTDYNQNYYEYRLPLQITPRTATTQAEIWPTANEISLSLQEFIDVKAERNLAVNRGTASYTGPYTKTFPNGASITVFGNPDLSAVQGAMIGLFNPTNDGNTKSFCLWADEFRVFDFDKQNGWAATARFNTKLADLANITATGSYTSVGFGGLQDKLQQRSLESITRGDVNATVAADKLFPERLGLRIPVLVQAGNETRAPEYDPLDPDTRLEQSLRKFEREEDKAEYRKEVIDQTTSRSISVLNVRKERTNPEKKPMPYDIENFAASYSITERTHTDIRTDRDYTRTYTGALAYLYQLTPKNYTPLAKIKALDNPYLKIFQDVNFTPLPTRFSFRADIDRRYNERFLQRVLEPGNLPTTNGIPGVFQKSFYFNRIYDLQWALTKALTVDYTANNRAVIDEGLGRTIGDSPEALENRRQLRENLFRRGGRTTNFNQTVAITYRLPLDKFPLTDWLSADARYAANYTWQAASTALRAPLYPANPDSTQTRELNLGNTIQNNGELSANGKIDLVKLYNKVRFLNIINNAPAPGANEASAGKRRPGLPTALDRASQAGQPDVPADTAKGPELRLLKAVLRSLMTARSLNFTYTRSNGTLLPGYLPRTRFFGMNSDFDAPGVPFLLGKQYDLDALYDRAASRGWYTDQSQFLNTPISSLLTENLILRTSLEPFRDFNIQLEGRRQLARNREVFYRNEIDEITLQPTGNLAPRQNLGSGTFSTSFISIRTLFGDRLNEGEDSKAFDRFVQNRGIVQQRLATANTSGNGTYGYNSQDVLIPAFLDAYRGKSSDGYKAEKFKPFELLPIPNWRVDYNGLAELPFVKRYFRSISITHAYSSVYTVAGYTTASGYTAEPEGLSTITNASGQYIPYYIIGQVSIAERLSPLIGVNFQTLEKITGRVELRTERAIGLNTTNAQVTELHTQELVIGFGYATNRFKLPFRIGGEQRILRNELTARLDLSIRDNTTIQRSIEDVTDPIPAAGGQPAVEGELGRAFGLTTNGTRQLQLRPTIDYVLNQRLNLQFFFARTVTDPRVQNSFKNSTTEGGLQLRYSLSQ is encoded by the coding sequence TTGAACTCCGGTAAGAAGTCCCTCACTGCCTCAGTTGCTGTTGTTTTTGCGTCGTTGCTGGGTGCTTGGTGGTCGCAGGCGGAAACTGCCGGGGCCGCCGCTTTTTCGCTGCGCCAGCTCTGGGCGTGGCTCCCCGAAACCAGCGAGGCCCGGCCCTGGCTTATGCCCGGGCCCGACACGCCGCGCACGGCCCTGCCCGATACCAGCCGCTACCGTACCAGCCGCCGGCCCCGCGTAGCGCCCGCCGATAGGGTGGGTACGCCGTTTTCGCCGCAGCGCCGCCGCTCGCCGCTGGTGCTGCCGCTGCCCGGCAACGTGCAGCAGGTCATCACGCCCGACGACAGCCTGCAGTATTTTGATGTGGAGGAGCGAATAGGGGAGGATGTGGACTTCCGCGACCCCAGCCGCCTTACCTTCAAAGAATACTCGCGCTGGCAGCAACAACAGGCTGTACGAGACTACTTCCGAAATCGTTCGGCCGGGGGCGTCGTTGGCGACTCCGGCTCGGCCGCCTCGCGCCGCCTGATTCCCAAGATCTACCTCGGCCCCATGGCCGACCGCATCTTCGGCGGCTCCTACGTGGACATCCGGCCGGCCGGCGCCGTCACCATCCGGATGGGCGCGCGCTTCAACCGCAACCAGAACCCCACGCTCACGCTCCGGCAGCAGCGCATCGGCGAGTTTCAGTTCGACCAGAACATGAACCTCAACCTGACGGGCCAGATCGGGGAGAAGGTGCGCCTGAACTTCAACTACGACACCAAGGCCGCCTTCGACTTCGAAAACAACATGAAGCTCGATTACACGGGCTTCGACACGGACATCATCCGGAAGGTGGACCTGGGCAACGTGAGCTTGCCGCTCAACAACTCATTGATTGTGGGCGGCCAGAACCTTTTTGGGGTGAAAACCCAGCTGCAGTTCGGGCGCATGAGCGTGACGGCCGTGGCCAGCACCCTGCGCGGCCAGGCCGACGAGGTGCGCGTGCAGAACGGCGGCCAGAGCCGGCAGTTTGAAATCAAGGCCAGCCAGTACGAGAAAGACCGGCACTTCTTCCTGAGCCAGTTTTTCCGCGACCGGTACAACCTGGCCCTTCGCAACCTGCCCACCGTGCAGAGCGGCATCGAAATCCGCTACCTGGAAGTGTGGGTGACCAACGACAACCGCCAGAGCGACAACCTGCGCAACGTGGTGCCGCTCATGGACCTGGGCGAAGCCAGCCGCGTGTATCGGAGCCCGCTGCTACTGCCCGGGGGTGTGGTGCCCACGGCCGCCGCCAACAACACCAACAACCAGCTCCAGCAGCTGCTGCAGCCCAACGCCCAGGCCCGCGGCGAGCTGACCGTGGACAACTACCTGAGCGGCGGCAGCGTGGCCGGCCAGCCGCTGGTGAAAAACGTGGACTTCGAGCACGTGCGGGCCCGCAAGCTCGACCCGCGCGAGTACACCTTCAACGCCCAGCTGGGCTACCTGAGCCTCAACACCCAGCTGCTGCCCGAGCAGGTGCTGGGCGTCAGCTACGAATACATTTACAACGGCCGCACCTACAAAGTAGGGGAGGTGGTGAACGACTACGGCAACCGCAGCCAGGACGAAGTGGTGTTCCTGAAGCTGCTGAAGGCCACCAACCCCGCCGTCGGCCTCGCCGACCCCAGCCAGAACCCGCAGAACACGAACCTGCTCACCCGGAACCTGCCCACCTGGGACCTGATGATGAAGAACGTGTACCCGTTGAACGCCTCGCAGCTAAACCGGGACAACTTCCAGCTCCAGATCATCTATAAGGACGACGTGACGGGCGTGGATTTGATTTCGCTGAAGGAAGGCGCCCGCATCCAGAACCGCCCGCTGATTGAGGTGCTCAACCTCGACAACGTCAACCCCAACAACGACCAGAACGCCGACGGTAACTTCGACTTCTTCCCCGGCATCACCATCGACCCAGAGCTGGGCAAGATCATATTCCCGGTGGTGGAGCCCTTCGGCAACTACCTGCGCAGCCAGTTTGATACGCTGGGCGTGACGCCCGGCTCCGACCCCGCCAACGAGCGGCTGCTGGCCCGCAAGTACGTCTACGATGCCCTCTACAACCAGGTGCAGAGCGACGCCCAGCAGGTCACCGAGAAAGATAAATTCGTGTTGCGCGGCCGGTTCCAGGCTACTGCCACCGACGAGATTACGCTGCCCGGCCTGGGCATTGCGGTAGGTTCGGTGCGGGTGCGCGCCGGCTCGGTGCTGCTGGAAGAAGGCCGCGACTACCAGGTGTTCTACGACCAGGCCAAGGTGAAAATCCTCAACCCGGCCTACCTCAACTCGGCCAACGAGTTGCGGGTGGAGTTCGAGAAGAACGCCCTGGTGCAGGTGCAGCCGCGCAAGCTGCTCGGTGCCCGCTTCGACTACCGCCTCAACCAAGACGTAAACTTCGGGGCCACGGTGCTGCACCTGCGCGAAAACCAGGCCCCCGGCATCAACCGCGTCAACATCGGCGATGAGCCGGGCAATAACACCATCTACGGCTTTGACGTGAACATGCGCCGCGACTCGCGCGCCCTCACCAAGTACCTGGATATGCTGCCGTTCATTTCCACCAAGGAGCCGTCGTCGGTGGCTTTCAGTGGTGAGTTTGCGCAGCTGCTGCCGGGCAAGTCGCAGCTGGGCAACGGCGAAAACGGCGTGAGCTACCTCGACGACTTCGAGAATGCGCGCACGCCCTACACGCTGGGCGGGCTGAACTCGGCCGTGGCCTGGCGGCTGGGCTCCACGCCGTTCACGTATCCGGAGTTCAACCGCAACGACATCACCTCGGCCTACCGCCGCGCCAAGCTGGCCTGGTACTCCATCGACCAGAGCTACTACACGGACGGGCCCAGCGTACCGAACAACATCGGCACGGCCGAGCTGGAAAACCACTACACCCGCGGCATCCAGCGCAACGAAATCTTCCCGAACCGCGACCTGGGCACTACCGGCAATGGCTTCGAGTATTCGCTGGACATGGCCTACTACCCGTCGGAGCGCGGGCCCTACAACTACAACCCCGCCATTGCGGCCGACGGCAAAAGCCTGCCCCCGGCACTCGCCATCCAGAATTTCGGGGCTATTTCGCGCGAAATCACCTTCGATACTGACTTCGACAACGCCAACGTGGAGTACCTGGAGTTCTGGCTGATGGACCCGTTCATTGCTGGCGTCCGGGGCGAAATCAACGACAGCGAAAACCCGCGCATCAACAATACCACCGGCGGCCGCCTGATGATCAACCTGGGCAACGTGAGCGAGGACGTGCTGCGCGACAACAACCGCTACGAATTCGAAAACGGCCTGCCGACCAGCAACGACTCCATCGGGACCACGCGCCGCACGCCCTGGGGCCTGGTGGCGCGCCAGCAGTTCCTGACCGACGCCTTCAGCAACGCGCCCGGCGGCCGCGCCCGCCAGGACGTGGGCCTCGACGGCCTCAACGACACCGAGGAATCGGCTTTCTTCGGCAAAGCCTACGCCGACCCTTCCGGCGACAACTTCCGCCACCACCTCGACCCGTTCTACGACCAGAACGACGTGAAGCTGCTGGGCCGCTACAAACAATACAACGGCCTGGAAGGCAACTCGCAGGAAAACAGCCAGCTCTCGTCTACGGCTTTCCCGGATAAGGAAGACCTGAACCGCGACAACGTCATTTCGGAGACGGAGCGCTACTACGAGTACCAGTTGGACCTGGGCGCCAACCCCGGCGACATTGCCGTGGGCAACAACTACGTGGTGGACCGCATCACCAAGCAGGTGAACGGCGACCAGGTGAACTGGTACCAGTTCCGCATTCCGATCCGCAACTACAATGCCGTGCGCAGCGCCGACGGGCAGCCGTTCGGCTTCAAGAGCATCCGGTTTTTGCGCATGTATCTCACGGGCTGGCAGCAGCCGGTGGTGCTGCGTATGGTGCAGCCCCAGTTCATTGCCAACCAGTGGCGCCGCTACCTGCAGCCGATTTCCGAAACCAGCCAGCCTTGCGTGAACTGCGGCGACGCGGCCCGCTCGTTCAACATCAGCACCGTGAGCCTGGAGGAAAACGGCCCGGCGCTGGACGGGGCCAAAGGCGCCATTCCGTACGTGCTGCCGCCCAACATTCAGCGCGACAAGGAGTACGGCTCCGGCACCGTGAACCGCCAGCAAAACGAGCAGAGCCTGCGCCTGTGCGTAGACCAGCTCCGCGACGGTTTCGGGCAGGCTGCCTATAAGAACATCAACCTGAGCTTGCTGCGCTACAAGCAGCTGCGCCTGTTCCTGCACGCCGAAAGCGAGGACGCCAACGTGCGCGACGGCCAGGTGCAGGCCTTCGTGCGCCTCGGCACCGACTACAACCAGAACTACTACGAGTACCGCCTGCCGCTGCAGATTACGCCGCGCACCGCTACCACCCAAGCCGAAATCTGGCCCACGGCCAACGAAATCAGCCTTTCGTTGCAGGAGTTCATTGATGTGAAGGCCGAGCGCAACCTGGCCGTGAACCGCGGCACAGCCAGCTACACCGGCCCCTATACCAAAACCTTCCCGAACGGCGCCAGCATCACCGTGTTCGGCAACCCCGACCTGAGCGCGGTGCAGGGCGCCATGATTGGCCTGTTCAATCCCACCAACGACGGCAACACCAAATCCTTCTGCCTCTGGGCCGATGAGTTCCGGGTGTTCGACTTCGATAAGCAGAACGGCTGGGCCGCTACCGCCCGCTTCAATACCAAGCTCGCCGACCTGGCCAACATCACGGCCACCGGCAGCTACACCTCGGTGGGCTTCGGTGGCCTGCAGGACAAGCTGCAGCAACGCTCGCTGGAGAGCATCACCCGCGGCGACGTAAACGCCACGGTGGCCGCCGACAAGCTCTTCCCCGAGCGCCTGGGCCTCCGGATTCCGGTACTGGTGCAGGCCGGCAACGAAACCCGCGCCCCCGAGTACGACCCGCTCGACCCCGATACCCGCCTGGAGCAGTCGTTGCGCAAGTTTGAGCGTGAAGAGGACAAGGCCGAGTATCGCAAGGAAGTCATCGACCAGACCACCAGCCGCAGTATTTCGGTGCTGAACGTGCGCAAAGAGCGCACCAACCCCGAGAAGAAGCCGATGCCCTACGACATCGAGAACTTCGCGGCCAGCTACTCCATCACCGAGCGCACCCACACCGACATCCGCACCGACCGGGACTACACCCGCACCTACACCGGCGCGCTGGCCTACCTCTACCAGCTCACGCCCAAGAACTACACGCCGCTGGCCAAGATCAAGGCCCTGGACAATCCGTATCTGAAGATTTTCCAGGACGTGAACTTCACGCCGCTGCCCACCCGCTTCTCGTTCCGGGCCGACATTGACCGGCGCTACAACGAGCGGTTCCTGCAGCGCGTGCTGGAGCCGGGCAATCTGCCCACCACCAACGGCATTCCGGGCGTGTTCCAGAAGTCGTTCTACTTCAACCGCATCTACGACCTGCAGTGGGCCCTCACCAAAGCCCTGACGGTAGACTACACCGCTAACAACCGCGCGGTGATTGACGAAGGCCTGGGCCGCACCATCGGCGACTCGCCGGAAGCGCTGGAAAACCGCCGGCAGCTGCGCGAAAACCTGTTCCGCCGCGGTGGCCGCACCACCAACTTCAACCAGACGGTGGCCATCACCTACCGCCTGCCGCTCGACAAGTTCCCGCTCACCGACTGGCTGTCGGCGGATGCACGCTACGCGGCTAACTACACCTGGCAGGCGGCTTCCACGGCGCTGCGGGCTCCGCTGTATCCGGCTAACCCGGACAGCACCCAGACGCGGGAGCTGAACCTGGGCAACACCATCCAGAACAACGGGGAGCTGAGTGCCAACGGCAAGATTGATCTGGTGAAGCTCTATAACAAGGTGCGCTTCCTCAACATCATCAACAACGCCCCGGCGCCCGGCGCCAACGAAGCCAGCGCCGGCAAGCGCCGCCCCGGTCTGCCCACGGCCCTCGACCGCGCCAGCCAGGCCGGCCAGCCCGACGTGCCAGCCGACACCGCCAAGGGCCCGGAGCTACGTTTGCTGAAAGCCGTGCTTCGGTCCCTGATGACGGCCCGCTCGCTGAACTTCACTTACACCCGCTCCAACGGCACGCTGCTGCCCGGCTACCTGCCGCGCACCCGCTTCTTCGGCATGAACTCCGACTTCGACGCGCCGGGCGTGCCCTTCCTGCTGGGCAAGCAGTACGACCTGGATGCCCTGTACGACCGGGCCGCCAGCCGCGGCTGGTACACCGACCAGAGCCAGTTCCTGAACACGCCCATCAGCTCCCTGCTCACCGAAAACCTGATTCTGCGCACCTCCCTGGAGCCCTTCCGCGACTTCAACATTCAACTGGAAGGCCGCCGCCAGCTGGCCCGCAACCGGGAAGTGTTCTACCGCAATGAAATCGACGAAATAACGCTGCAGCCCACCGGCAACCTCGCCCCGCGCCAGAATTTGGGTTCCGGCACGTTCAGCACGTCTTTCATCAGCATCCGAACCTTGTTCGGCGACCGGCTGAATGAGGGAGAAGATTCCAAGGCTTTTGACCGGTTTGTGCAGAACCGAGGAATCGTGCAGCAGCGGCTGGCAACGGCCAACACCAGCGGCAATGGTACCTACGGCTACAACTCGCAGGACGTGCTGATTCCGGCCTTCCTGGATGCTTACCGCGGCAAGTCGTCGGACGGCTACAAGGCTGAGAAGTTCAAGCCGTTCGAACTGCTGCCCATCCCCAACTGGCGCGTCGACTACAACGGCCTGGCCGAGTTGCCCTTCGTGAAGCGCTACTTCCGTTCCATCTCGATCACCCACGCCTACTCGTCGGTGTACACGGTGGCGGGCTACACCACGGCCTCCGGTTACACTGCCGAGCCGGAAGGCCTGAGCACCATCACCAACGCCTCGGGCCAATACATTCCGTACTACATCATCGGGCAGGTAAGCATTGCGGAGCGCCTCTCGCCGCTGATTGGCGTGAACTTCCAGACGCTGGAGAAGATTACGGGCCGCGTGGAGCTGCGCACCGAGCGGGCTATCGGCCTCAACACCACCAACGCCCAGGTAACGGAGCTGCACACCCAAGAGCTGGTAATTGGCTTCGGCTACGCTACCAACCGCTTCAAGCTGCCCTTCCGCATCGGCGGCGAGCAGCGCATCCTACGCAACGAGTTAACCGCCCGACTCGACCTGAGCATCCGCGACAACACCACCATTCAGCGCAGCATCGAAGACGTGACGGACCCGATTCCGGCCGCTGGCGGCCAGCCGGCCGTGGAAGGCGAGCTGGGCCGGGCCTTCGGCCTCACCACCAACGGTACCCGCCAGCTGCAGCTGCGCCCCACCATCGACTACGTGCTCAACCAGCGCCTCAACCTGCAGTTCTTCTTTGCCCGCACCGTCACCGACCCGCGGGTGCAGAACTCGTTCAAAAACTCCACCACCGAAGGCGGCCTGCAGCTCCGTTACAGCCTGTCGCAGTAG